Within the Alkalibaculum bacchi genome, the region AAAGTAAAGGCATTTGCATATTATAATTCTTTCAATTCTTGGGGATGGTTGGATTCATTACCAAAAGAAATAATGAAAGAAGTAGAAGTTTTTACAGGAGATGTGCGAGATCCAAACGGTGTAAGAGAAGCTATGAAGGGGATGGATGAAGTGTTTCATCTTGCAGCATTAATTGCAATACCATTTAGTTATCATTCACCAGATACTTATGTGGATACTAATATTAAAGGTACTTTAAACGTATTACAAGCAGCAAGAGATTTAGAAATATCAAGACTTTTGATTACATCCACATCGGAAGTATATGGAACAGCACAATACGTTCCTATAGATGAAAAGCATCCTTATCAAGGACAGTCTCCATATTCAGCAACAAAAATTGGAGCAGATAGGTTGGCAGAGTCCTTTTATAGAAGCTTTAACATGCCAATCACAATAGTAAGACCCTTTAATACATATGGTCCTCGTCAGTCAGCAAGAGCGGTTATTCCAACAATTATCACACAACTTCTAGCAGGGGAAGAAGAAATACAACTTGGTTCACTTACACCAACTAGAGACTTTAACTATGTTAAGGACACTGCAAATGGATTTATTGAAATTGCTAAATCAACCGCAACTATAGGTGAAGAAATCAATATTGCAACACAACAGGAAATATCAATTGGTCAATTGGCTGAAGAATTGATTGATCAGATTAATCCTAATGCTAAAATTATCTGTGATGAACAAAGACTTAGACCGGAAAAAAGTGAAGTTAATAGGTTGCTAGGTTCTAATGAGAAAATAAAGAGACTTACAAATTGGATTCCTAAGTATACTTTTGAACAAGGGATAGCGGAAACTATTGATTTCTTTAAAAATAACTTAGATAAATATAAAATAGATATTTACAATATCTAAATTTGGGGGGGATTATAATGAGATACTGTAAAAAATGTGTAATGCCGGATACGAGACCAGGAATAAAGTTTAACGATGAAGGAGTATGTTCAGCTTGTCAGTCTTATGAACATAGAAACGAAATTGATTGGGATGCACGATATAAAGAATTAGAAATGCTTTGTAATAAATATAGAGGTATGAACGGATCTTCATATGATTGTGCAATAGCTGTAAGCGGAGGTAAAGACAGTCATTATCAAGTTTATTTAATGAAGGAAGTCATGAAAATGAACCCCATCCTATTCAGTGTAGAAGATAATTTTGAAATGACAGAAGCTGGTAAACATAATATAAAAAATATATCAGAAGAATTTGGTTGTAATATAATCAGTTTGAAACCAGATCGCAAGGCACAGAAGAAACTAATGAGATATACATTTGAAAAATACGGTAAACCAACATGGTTCATTGACAGGTTAATATACACATTTCCTATGCATATGGCTATTAAATTCAATACACCTCTTTTGGTTTATGGAGAAAATGTAAGTTTCGAGTATGGCGGTTCTGATTACGAAGAGACATATTCAGCAAGAAACCAATTAAATAATGGTGTGGCATCAGATATACCATTAGAAGAACTCTTAAAACTTGATGGCATAACAGAAAAAGTATTAGAAATGACAAAAGCTCCTTCTAAAGATGAGTTAAACAGATTAGATCCAATGTACGTTTCTTATTTTATTCCATGGAATAGTGTTACAAACTATCACCTAGCTAAGAAAAGAGGGTTTAAGGATTTAACGCACGAATGGGACAGGACCCATCATATAGAAGATTATGACCAAATAGATAGTCCTGCATATTTAGTTCATCCATGGTTGAAATATC harbors:
- a CDS encoding N-acetyl sugar amidotransferase, giving the protein MRYCKKCVMPDTRPGIKFNDEGVCSACQSYEHRNEIDWDARYKELEMLCNKYRGMNGSSYDCAIAVSGGKDSHYQVYLMKEVMKMNPILFSVEDNFEMTEAGKHNIKNISEEFGCNIISLKPDRKAQKKLMRYTFEKYGKPTWFIDRLIYTFPMHMAIKFNTPLLVYGENVSFEYGGSDYEETYSARNQLNNGVASDIPLEELLKLDGITEKVLEMTKAPSKDELNRLDPMYVSYFIPWNSVTNYHLAKKRGFKDLTHEWDRTHHIEDYDQIDSPAYLVHPWLKYPKFGHQIATDYASRFIRYGVLTREEAIELVKKHDHNLDPRSVEEFTKFLGYSHSEFWNIVDKLYNKDIFEKNIYNEWVLKNPVWKDKN
- a CDS encoding NAD-dependent 4,6-dehydratase LegB produces the protein MKRILITGADGFIGSHLTEELVKQGHKVKAFAYYNSFNSWGWLDSLPKEIMKEVEVFTGDVRDPNGVREAMKGMDEVFHLAALIAIPFSYHSPDTYVDTNIKGTLNVLQAARDLEISRLLITSTSEVYGTAQYVPIDEKHPYQGQSPYSATKIGADRLAESFYRSFNMPITIVRPFNTYGPRQSARAVIPTIITQLLAGEEEIQLGSLTPTRDFNYVKDTANGFIEIAKSTATIGEEINIATQQEISIGQLAEELIDQINPNAKIICDEQRLRPEKSEVNRLLGSNEKIKRLTNWIPKYTFEQGIAETIDFFKNNLDKYKIDIYNI